In the Luteolibacter rhizosphaerae genome, CCTCACGGTTCTTCCGAACCTGACCGGCGGGGAAGACGGTGCCGTTCATGGCGAGGAAGACCCCTTCCGGCAGGGATTGCACCGCACCGAGAGCGAGGCCGAGATTGAAGACCGCATCCGTCACGCGGAAACGGGCCGGAGCCAGCGCCCCCGTCAGCACGATCGTCTTGCCCGGAATCCCGCGGAGCGCTTCCGCAGTCAACGCCATGGTATCGGTGCCGTGCGTGATCAGAATCCGTGACTCAGGCGCCTCTTCACACGCGGCACGGATCGCCTGCCGGTCTGCCGACTGCATCTCCAAACTGTCTTTGCGAAAGAGAGGGAGCAAGCGCCACTCAAGCGTCACGCCCGACTCGCGGAAAACATGCGGCACGGTGGGCTCTCCGACTTCATATTCGGATGAAGCGTCGAAGTAGACCTTGTCGATCGTACCGCCGGTGGTGAGGACGAGAAGCATGGGGTAAAACCGGATCAGGCCCGTGGCAGGAAGAAGGAGCGCTGCTTGTCGGAAATCGGCAGACCGAGCTTCTCCATCACCTCCAGCATGTCCTCCCACACCCGGCGCTTGTCCTGCGCGCCCGAGTTGTTGTGGAGCAGGTAGGCCGGGTGATAGGTCACGCGCACCGGGATGCCGGCGAACTCGTGCCACTTGCCGCGCATGCCGGCCACCGCCCCGGTGAGACCCAGCAAGCCCTCCGCCGCCGTGCCACCGAGAGCCACGATGCAGCGCGGCTTCACGATCTCCACCTCCGCCTTCACGAAAGAGATGCAGGAGGCCATCTCCTCGACCG is a window encoding:
- a CDS encoding asparaginase — encoded protein: MLLVLTTGGTIDKVYFDASSEYEVGEPTVPHVFRESGVTLEWRLLPLFRKDSLEMQSADRQAIRAACEEAPESRILITHGTDTMALTAEALRGIPGKTIVLTGALAPARFRVTDAVFNLGLALGAVQSLPEGVFLAMNGTVFPAGQVRKNREAGRFESI